The sequence AGCTGAGCTTCTACTTACAAAATCCATTGCCGAAGAGCTCTACATGGATGAGACTGCATATGTTACAGTAGCCGTCCGCAATTATGGGATCTACACCATGGACTCAGTTACAATAAAAGACACTGTACTTTCCAGCATGGAACTTAAAGACAGTGTAACACTTGAGAAAACGGTGTCATTCAAGCCAGGAGAAACCATTGAAGTATTCACCTATGCACTAAAACCCATCAAACCTGGAAGTTACACATCACCTAAAGCAGTTGCAACATTCTCAGCTTCTAATGGTAAAACCTACACATATGAATCAGAAGATCCAAAAATAGAGATAAATGGACCTTACATCACCCTAACCCAGAGCATAGACAAAACAAAAGTAGAGCCAGGAACCGAGGTTAAAGTCACTGTAACAGCAAAGAACGAAGGTAACAGGGATGCGAGCACCAGAGTATCTTCTACTGATTTCCCGGAAGGCACCAGTTTTGTGAGTGGTGAAACTGCCTATGATAAGGTACTGGGAAAAGGTGAATCCGGAAGCTATTCATACATTCTGAAGATGAATGATGAAGGAACCTTCAAACTTTCACCTGCAACTGCAACTTTTATAGATATGGAAAGCTACAAAGGTGAAAAGATATCGAACATGCCTGAAATAACAGTCGAAATTCCGGAACCTGAGGAAAGCTCAACATCATCAAGTACAAGTAACCCATCGAACGAAGATAGTTCACAAGCAGGAACTGAATCAAATGAAGAGGTCGTGGAACCTGGCTTTGAATCGATCTTCGCAATTGCAGCGCTTGCTGGTGTCTATCTGGCAATAAGAAGGAGAAAATAAATCGATCATGCGTGTGAGAATACAAATCTGCCTGATCATTTTATTTGTCACATTCCTATGTGTAAATACAGCCATCGCCTCGTCCGATGAGGATACGAACTGGAACGAATCGGCTAACTATACCCTTTACTGGGGAGATAGTATAGAGGTAGATGGCTTTTTGATCAAGGCGAACGATTTCTCAAAAGCAAGACCTTTCGATATTGATACAGATTACGTAATGCTTACCATCAACTCCGATGAATCGAAAGAATGGACTGCCCTGCTCTCGGTCAACAACAGCCAGATACCCAACACCAAGATCTTTGGTGAAAGACTGAACATAACTGCTTTTGAAATCATTACGGGAAATGATATTCCGGCACCATATACAAAAATAGAGGTTTCTACACTTAACGTTACAGAGGAAGAGATGGATAGCTGGATCAATAACACCATCTCTGTGACCAAGACAAAGTACAAAGATACCTACATTGATGAAAGGGTCTTCATTGCAATCCAGATAAACAATCTTCGGAACCTTGAATTTCAGAGTGTCCTGATAAACGAAACGTTACCTGAAAATATTCTAATAGACCCTGATATCAATGTGGACCAAACGATCAATATAAGCCCATATTCAAAAAACACTATTCAGTATTCTGTCAAAGCATTACGTCCTGGAAACTACACCATCCCACCAACTGAGATCGAAATTACAGACAATGGGATAAAGTATTACCAATACACCAACTCAACAGAACTGGTTGTATACGGACCATACATCAATGCTACAAAGACAGTCACAGTTGATGGAAATAATCCACAAATTTATGATATTACTATAAAAGTTAAAAATGAAGGTAATCGTGCAGCATATCTAGAGATCAAAGATGAAATGTTGCCAAATTCAGTTCTTATGGAAGGAAAAACAGCAACTGAGATGGTCATTTTCCCTGATAAAGTCAAAACCCTGGAGTATTCCATAAGGATAGAGGATATTAAAGTAAATCCAATAGTTCCTTCGGCAGAAGTATACTTCTCAGATTCAAAAGGATATTCTGACACTTTGAAAACGAAAAGATTCTACTTATTCGAAGAAGGAGAAGAAGTACCAGATCCCATTGAAGAAATGCCGGAAGATGATCTGGAGACAGAAGTTTCTGAAAACATCACTGAAAGTGATGGAGAGGACATTGAATACCCTTCATTCGGACGTATTCGATCTGTAAAGGACATCATCGATAACACGATGAGAATAATTAATGAAGCGCTTGAATACAAATGAGTATTCATCTTCCATATAGAACGAAATCTTTTTAGCCATCTCAATAGTTTAAGGCTACAGGAATGAGACATGAAAAAAGAACAAGGATTTGAAAAAGCTAAGTTCGAGATAATACTTTCGGGAAGATCAAATGTTGGAAAATCGTCCATCATACGAGAGCTTACAGGTAAAAAAGTGAAGATTGGTAAACGCCCGGGAGTTACATTAAAGCCTGCCCATAGCCTGCGTTCTGATCTGTTAATTACAGATCTTCCCGGATTCGGATTCATGAGCGGGGTCAAAGATCGAAAGCAGGACATCGTGAAGGACCAGATCGTACGTTACATAGAGGATAATGCCGACAGAATAAAGATAGCAGTCCTTGTCACTGATGCAGTTTCATTCATAGATGTGGTCGAACGCTGGGAAAGCCGTAATCAGATACCTATTGACATCGAAATGTTCGATCTTTTCAATGAACTTGGATTTGATACCATTGTTGCCATAAACAAGATGGATCGGATAAAAGACGTAGAACAGCAAGAGAGACTTGATGGCATCGTTGAAAAACTTGGCCTGACCCCACCCTGGAACCAGTGGAATTACATAATTGCTCCAACAAGTGCAAAAAAAGGAGATGTCAAAACACTTAAAGGGCTACTCCGAAAGCGTCTTCACGATATTAAAAGAGATGACCTTTTCAAATACATCTGAGATAATTATCAATTAAATATGATACAACTATGAGCTAACTATAGGTAAATGAAATTAAGCTTCACTTACCTACAATTTAATTAGATCCATAACTTACTTACATTTTATTTTACCTTACGCGGAACACGGCACCGATATCAAGTGCTATCTTTTCACATTTTTTAATATCGATGTCATTAAAGCCCACAACGGTCATACGGGTATGAATACCCGCCGCAATGGAATCTCTTGCAAAATCCAGCATAGCATTATAGGAACCCTCAAAAGCAGGCCGGCAGATCTCATTATATTTGCTCTCAGATTCTGCATTAAGGCTCACAGACACCTCATCAAGGCCCGCTTCCTTCAACTCTGCCACAACATTCCTTTCAGGATAGATCAACTGTGCATGACCATTGGTATCAAGCCTTACCTTTACGCCACGTTCCTTGAGCCAATGAGTGACCTCCAGAAGAACATCAAAACGGAGCGTTGCCTCGCCGAACCCTGTAAATACTACTTCCCGATATTTACCCAGATCAAGAGACTCGAGCTTTTCTAATATTTCCTCAACAGAGGGTTCTTTTTTGAGGCGCAGATCGTAACCATAAACTCCATCTGAAACATCACGTATGCAGAAAACACAACTTGCACTGCATCTGTTAGTTATGTTAAGGTACAGGTTGTCATGCCCTTCGTAGCAAAGTGTACCAACATTCTCAAGATTCCCATCAAATTCGTTTTCTGTCATTTACAACCTCTTATGTTTACATTATTGTCTTCCCAGTAACCTGACCCCATAACAGGATATTTTTCATATGGAACATTCGGCGAAAGGAAATACATGTCTGCTTTAGAGCCATTGTCCAACAAAACATCCTCCCTGAAGAACCACTACCCTTCAAGATCATCGATGATATCTAACGTTTCACTATCCACGTTAAAAAGTTCACCGGAGATCCTTGATTCAGGTTCACTCATCACCACTCCGGGAAACTCATTCATGTCAAGCATACGAAATCTTTCCTTTGTATAGTTCTTAGATACAAGAACAGAATCACCAAGCAGATGATGATTACAATATCCACATTTCAAAGTGCCGTAAACAAATAAAAGGCTCATTTTACCCACCCAGATGCCTATTTTTCTGTTTTATTTTTCATAATACATCCAAGCACCACGATTAAACGACTATATACATAGATAGAGGATTTATACTAAACGCCTTGTAACCACATTTTGACATGGTCAAAAATTATCGATCACAAGCTCAAAAAGCATTGCATAAAGTGACTATTTCACCAAAGCCCTAATTGAATGTTTATATGATTTTGCACAGATTTAGACTTCAAACCCATCTTTATGTGAGAACTATGGATCCCAAACTATTTGAATGATATGAAAATATATAAAAATCAATATGCATCAACCTACCGCAAAGAGTTTTAGGTAGAAACTCTTACTTTTATAAGGGTGGGAGATAAAGGTGGATTTCCCCAGGTTGATCTTGCATCACCACACATTCACTCCGGAAAAACCACTCCAAATACCCGTATATCCTCCATGAAAAACTTCCCCATCCTCTCACCCATCCACTTGAAGTAAAGAACGCTTATTTTATTCCAAAGTTCATCTTGATGAGGCCTTTCCTGACAGCATCCGGCAACTGCCCGCACTGTAGCGCCTTCATATGTTCAGGATCGATCATTTTGATCGCTGCAGACATCATTGAATCGGAGCGCATGAGGTTATCCATCAGCTTTCTCACATAGACCGCGGTCTTGATCTCAAGTCCCATCTCCCTTCTCCAGCGCTCATCATAATCTGTCAGCTTGCATTTGCCCTCAAGGAAATCAACGGCAGTCTGACCAGCTATTTTTCCACCGACCATTGCAGTAGATATGCCTCCACCATTGGTAGCTATGATGTGGCCGGCAGCATCACCGGCAACCAGCGTATCCTTTGTAGAGGTCACTTTAGGAGCACCACCAACAGGCACAAGCCCGGAAACAACGGAAATGATAGAACCGCCAGTCAGTTTTTTACTGGCAATTGGGTGCTCATACATGAACCTTTCAAGATAATCCCTTGCAGACATGCCATTCCTGAAAAGGACTTCCCTGATACCCACACCTATATTAGCAGTATCGCCTCCCTGTGAGATCACCCAGGCATAGCCGCCGGGAACATAATCTTTTCCAAAGTACATCTCTACAGCATCCCGGTCAACATCCACACCGCTTACCTCATACTCAAATGCTGTACCTGTACCCATTGGATCAGGATCACGCACAAGTCCCTTTGCTTTACCAACGATCGAATTAGGACCATCCGCACCAATGAGAACTTTTCCATGGATCGTATGTTCGCCGAAAACACCATCTACCTCAACTGTCGTACCGTTTACCTCAAGGACATTGGTACCTGCCATGAGTTGTGCTCCGGATTTGCCTGCCTCCTTTGCAAGGTACTTGTCAAACCTGCGCCTGTCGATCGCATCAGCATCGACCTCAAATTCCTTGGAATTACCATTGGGAGCGATAAAGCGCTGTACACTGCTTGAAGCATGGATACAGTCCGAAGGTATGGACTCAAGAGTAAAGGGAAGCTCAGCATTTGGAACAAGCTCCTGCAAAGTATCAAGATGAGGAAGGAAACCACCACATTGGAGTGGTATACCAATATCCTTCTTTTTATCTATGAGAAGTACGGATGCACCTGCCTGAGCTGCATAGGTTGCAGCTGTAGAACCGGCAGGCCCTGCACCGACAATGATCAGATCATATGAGTTTTCAGGCGTCATGGGAATGTGTTCTATAAGAGTAATATATTATAAATCTGTTTCAGCGATCAATCCACCAAATGTTAGTGAGTGATTGAAGTACTCAGCTAAACCAGTAAGTAAGTAAGTAAGTAAGTAGGAAAAATAGATCAGTAAATAAGAGGATGAAATTAGAAAAACCAGGGAAATAAGTAGGAAATTAGAAAAAAACGTTGTGTAAAGAATAATTTGATCTATCCTTCACATCAAAAAAGAAGCTGAGAAATTAGTCAGCTACTTCACCGAAAGCGAACTTGCGCATTACTTTGGTGACCTTGATAGTCACTTCATCGCCAACGGAGGTGGCAGGTACAAAGATGACAAAACCGCTTACTCTTGCGATGCCGTCTCCTTCCTTTGCAATATCTTCAATTGTTACGTCGTATGTTTCGCCAGCTTCTACTGGAGCAGTTGATTCCATGTTGTTGAACAAATATTTCACATCCTTTTTGTGATGCTTGAAAGGACTAACTAAGCTGAAAAACATAATGGAAAAAGAAGCACATACTTGAGTAAATACCACCTAATACCTTACGTTCGAAGCAAAAAGTTATACTTTAAAGCATTAATTAAATTGCATGGATGGGATATAAGGATTCTGGTCTAAAAAAACGTAAAGGAAGACATCGGAATTAATAGCCGCCGCCTACCTGCAAAAGTTCGAAATCCATCTCATCCGGAACCTCTGCCTTGAAAACAAAGACATTACACCTCAGATTCCTTGCCTCTGTAATAGCACGCTTCTGGGTGTCCGTGATCTGACCATCAGAAGTAGCGATGCAGAACATCTTCCTGTCATTGTTACTAACAAGGAAATCAAAGTCATCTGAATAAGCTTTCAGGAAATCCACAAACGTTTTGAGCTCATCCCATTTACTGCATAGGTGAATATTCTTTGATGCAGAGTTCTCCACATACCAGTCCTTGCTCATATAAGGATAAGCATTATACTGGTCTTCGAGCTCTTCAAAGCTCTTGTAGATCCGACCCACATCACGCCTGAGACTTATCCATTTCCAGCCCTGATCTGCAAAGTATCTTGCTGCCAGTATCTCAACAATTGCTTCTTTATCGTTAATTTCCAGTTTCATCATAACACCTAAAGATCAAAGATCATCATCCTGCGAATAGCTCCTTCCAAGACGAAGAGCTATTTCAGCTTTTTCAAGTTCACATCCGAGATAGGATGCATGGTCCACCTTTGATATGAGCTTCATCTTCATAATAGTGTCCATTATATCTCTTGCATTCTGCCCCACGATCGTTGCTTTTTCATGTTGTGCGACAATAACGCCACCATCATCATCTGCAGCTGTACCTATCCTGAAAGGACCTAACGGGTCAAGTTCCCATCCGGCAAACTTCTGCGCCATGACATATTTTTCCGGAACTTCAACATCCGGACGCCTTCGTTTTTCTTTAAGGCATAGAAGATCGATCCCCAGGTCCTTTGGAGAGCTTTCCCTTTCCTTTGCAAGGGCCATCATCTTTGCTGCTGTATTAAGTTCACTTATGGAACCACGTGTTTTCTCACTGAACTCAGGCGTGAACAAAATGCATGAACCCACATCTGCAGCAATTCCACAAAGGGTTGCATTGACCCCTACAGAATCAGCATCAATGAGCTCAGTTACATTCCCAGCCCCGAAGAACACAGGAACGTCAGGATACTCTTCATGGAATCTGGAATACCTTACGATCGATCTTGAGATGCCATGTCCTATGGGATCAAGCACAGGATCGGCAATAATATTACTAATTCCTGCTGATCTGGCTGCATCGATGTTTTTTAAAAGGCTTCCTAAGCCTCCCCCTGCATCCGGAATTATGACTGCTGCAACTCCTGCACGAGCAACATCCCCTGCTACTTCATCAATGTTACTGGAATTCAGGCTCAACACAAGATCGACACCCTCAGCCAGTGCAGCTTTAATTAACTCCGATCCAAGCGTGTCAATGCTTATAGGAACAGTGGATACTTTACGAGCCACACGCACAGCCCTCTTTACATCTTCTGAAGATGCAGTGAGTGATGCACCAAGATCTATAATGTCAGCACCTTTTTTGATGAACGAAGTGATCCTGTTAGAAAGTGTTTCCTCATCAAGGCCAGTTGCATTCACAACCTCGGCCATAACCTTCATTCGGGAATCGCCACCAAGCTTCACATTTATAAGGTTCATAAGCGGTTCAGCATTTTCCTCGATCCCATCAAGGGTTTCAAGGGCAATATCCCTCCATACATCGGAGAGAAGTTCGCATGCAGGAACCTCCAGCGAGAATTCCATCTCGTCGACAAATCGAAGTACGCTACTGAGATCATAAGCATGTTTGGGACCAAGGAAGATCTTGCACCCCAGCTCCTTTGCAACAAGTGAAAAATCTCCGGTACAAAAACCCGGTATAAAGATCACATCATACTTCTTCTGCTGCATTTTAAGGGCAGAGAGCAACCTGTGAGGAGTAAGAAATGCGGCTACTTCAATATCCAGAACAAGAACATCGGCATTATCAACTACAGAGTAACGTACAGTTTTCTCTGCAAGCTTACCGGTTGCGACCAGAATTTCCATGACCTAAGATTAGCTGCATTATAAAAAAGAATATCTATTGCAAGAAAAGCAGATCGATCAAAAAATAGATGGAACAGGATCGGTGATATTCCACACCGACCCATGAAAAAGGAACTTACTGGATGATGTCAATAATTGAACCGCCGTGTGATGCCTGTGCACCTATTGGTTCAACTATTGTACGACGTCCCCGTTCGACCCGAGAAAAAGAGGAGGACCTCGATGTGTTTGTATTTGTATTTGTGTTCTCAACAATACCTGATTGGGACTGAGGACCAAGAACCTGTGCAGACTGTACACCGGTCATGATGGCCATAACACGCACTTTGCCTTCGTAATCGTCCCTGATACGTGCTCCCCAGATGACATTTGCATTTGGTGAAAGCTCATAGGTAAGGGATGCTGCGATCTCTTCTGCTTCCTTCAGGCTAAGATCCGGACCACCTGTGATGTGTACAAGGCTGCCTGTTGCGCCTCTGTAGTCAACATCAAGGAGTGGGTGATTAAGTGCTGTGCGAACAACGTCGTTGCTCTTGTCCTGGTTCTTGCTGTCTCCGACAAGCATGACAGCAACGCCACCGCAGCCCATGATAGCACGAATATCTGCGTAGTCAAGGTTGATGAGAGATGGCTGTGTGATAGTCTCTGTGATTCCTTTTACGGTCTCAGCGATAAGCTGGTCCATCACGGAGAATGCCTGCTCGATAGGCAGGTTTGGAACATAATCAAGAAGCCTGTTGTTGTCAAGAACGATTACAGTGTCAGCTGCCCTGCGGAATTCCTCAAGACCTTCCTCAGCTTTTACGGTACGTGCACGCTCTACTCTGAACGGACTGGAGACCATACCTACTACGATAGCGCCCTGTTCTTTTGCGATCTCTGCAACAACAGGTGCTACACCAGTACCGGTTCCTCCACCCATACCAGCTGTTACGAAAACAAGGTCACTTTCCTTGAATATCTCTTCAAGGGTACCGCGTGCAAGCTCTGCAGCTTTTGCGCCAACTTCAGGATAACCGCCAGCACCAAGACCTCTTGTAAGGGTCTTACCGACAAGGATCTTCTTGTCAGCACGGATGTGATCCAAATGCTGTTTATCGGTGTTAATAGCAATAGTTTCTGCACCTTCAATACCGATGTTGTACAAACGGTTGATGGTGTTGTTTCCAGCACCGCCACAACCAACTATGGTGATCCGGGGCATTCCGAACCCATCGAACTGGTCGTCTGCTGATACTGATTGCCTGTACTCTTTCTCTTTCTCTGTATGTCTTAATGCTTCTTGTACTATAGACTGCACGTTCATCCCCTCTCTTGGATATTGCATTCTGCTGCAATTTGCGTGTGTTAAACACGCCGACTGTAGTTTAGATCAATGTTATGCTCCCTACGATTATTTCAGGAGGCTTTACTCTCTCTTGTCCGCAAGCATCCCTGCGGCCGTCCGTGTTGTAAGCGAACGGTTATATTCCGGCAAAAATGAAGTAGTCTATAGTAGTCACTGACTGAGTTACTACTACCGGGAACCCCGATAACGTTCTTCACATCACCCTCTCTTGCTGTCAGAAATAAATCTGACATATGAAACAGACCAAACTGACAAAAACCTAAGTATTTGTCGGACCTATTCCAATATGACTGTCGTCTAAAAATACTATTTATAGATATTGATATATAAGGTTATCGACAATTGTCGCAAAGCACTTGGACATCACTGCAATCGATTTGATATTTAGCACTATTTAGAATTCGAATATTGTCGAACTTTTGTATTTAAAAGAAAAAGCATACTTTGCAAATATTGTAAAATAAATATTATACTGAACTTTATTATATAACCTGATCAATAATCACTTGTAAAGTTCCAGAAAGTACTTGCTATCAATTATAAATTTGAATAGATAGGAAGTACTTTCTGGATAAAAGAAGATATCAGATAACAGGGAATGATCACATGGGAAGATATTCAGTAGAAGAATTTATTGAAATGACCGGTCAAAAGGACCTTGGAGAAGGTTTATTTGAGCTTGAAAGGGACAGGATGCTTGAGCTTAACCTTAATGGAAGGGTATGGACAAAGCGTGGCTCAATGGTAGCGTACCTTGGTGACGTGAAGTTCACAAGAGAGGGCGTACTCGAACATGGTGTTGGAAAAATGCTAAAAAAGGCAGTCACCGGAGAAGGTGTCAGCCTTACAAAAGCAGAAGGCCAGGGAAAAGTTTACCTTGCAGATGAAGGCAAGAAGATCTCCATACTCAAACTTGATAACGACTCCATTTTTGTCAATGGCAATGACCTTCTTGCTTTTGAAGATGGAATAAACTGGGACATCAAGATCATGAAAAAGGTTACCGGAATGCTCGCAGGAGGACTTTTCAACGTCAAACTTGAAGGTACCGGAATGGTAGCGATCACAACACACTATGATCCACTGACACTTAAGGTAACAAAGAACAGACCGGTCTTCACTGATCCAAATGCAACAGTTGCATGGTCAGGCAACCTGAAACCGGACCTTAAAACCGACATATCCCTCAAGACGCTTGTCGGACGTACAAGCGGGGAAAGTGTACAGATGGCTTTCAAAGGAGAAGGCTTTGTGGTAATACAGCCATATGAGGAAGTACCTTTCCAGGCAGCACCCCCTTCTTAAAAATAAAGAGCATAAAATAAGCGAAGGTGCAGCAATGCGCCTTCCAAATTAGATTTATCCCTTGGTAATGCACTCATATCGCACATCAGCACGACTTATTTTTGGTACATTACCCCACATTCCCATATATTCCCCCTGGACCACCAGAGCACCATCTATACCAGGAATACCTTTTACGACCTCGAATGCTTTCTCAACAGCATCCCGTCCGGTATCAGTTGAATTTGAAAGGGCGGTAGCCGCAGAGTCCGCCAGCGAGATATCATCCGAAAATATGACAGCAGCATCTGCCTGACCAAAACTTATGGATGGACCCACAGTACCAGAAGAAGTGCAGATCCCACGAATTTTTGAAGAAGGTTCAATTACAAGTCCTATATCCTTTATTGAAGAAGTTCCTGCATATATGCCAATGACAACCTGCCGGTCATTAATGATCGCAATGTCTCCGCCATTATCAACTATCGCATAAGAGGCACCTGCACCCACCATCGCTTCAACAGCAAGTGCTGATATTGTACCGGCAACGGCGCTCATGGGACCAATACCCATAATATTGCCTGCCTTTACAAGCCTCCTGACGACTTCCGGTGCATCCTCACTGCATTCATAGGATTCCAGTGTTATCTTAAAATAAGGATCCCGGAGGATATATCCCTCCAGTTCTGCCCTATGCAGAGCGATAGCATGCTTTGCTGCATCAATATGAGACTGCTCGTCACCAACAATGGTGACAATGGTCTCCTTGAGCTGAAAATGCTCTTTCATGATCCCGAATCACTGGCCAAGGGCCAGGGCGTTATGTGGGCACATTTTTAGACAGGTACCACACTGGATACATTTATCAGAATCTACCTCAATGCTCCAGTCATCTGCGAATGAGAATACCTTCACCGGACAGACAGAGATACAAGCACCACATTCCACGCACTCGTCCTCATCCCTATGTATCGGAGTATCAAGTACCACGACCTCAGCACCCCTGCTAACAAGGGAATCACGGATCTTCGTAAGCTGATCGGAAGGGATCTCAGCCACAACTTCACCGTGGATCGGATCAAAGTGTGCCTGGGAGATGTTCAGTAATGAACCTGTTTCTATAATCGCTTCTGCGAGGATAGGTGTTGTAACGATATCCGCAGCCAGATTTATTTTGATCATCATGTTTAGTGCCTCCTTGCGAGCAATTTGCTGATATCATCACTTGTGACTATACCTACAACATGCTTATTAGAATCGATCACAGGAAGTGCCGAAACATTATTGCTATCCAGTTTGAAAGCGGAAATGTCGATAGCTTCGTCAGGACTTGTTGTGACAACATTTCGGGTCATTATATCCTTAACAAGATCATATTCATCTTTTGCCACAGCCTTTGATATATCCCATGAAGTAACGATTCCTACAAGATGATTCCCACTATCTACTACAGGCAGATGGTTGAATTGCTTTTCCATGATAATCTTGGCAGCATCATGAAAACCTGCATCATCATGGATAGTTGTAACATCCGGGGACATTATATCCAGCACAAGTGGATTCACATTGCTCTGTTTCATTGCATTGCATGGTGTTGTCGTAGGGAGACGTTCCACAGGCATGCTTACAAAGAAATCACCGGCTTTGATCCAATCCTTTAGTTCATTGGCTATCTGACGCGATTTCTTGAAACTTGACATCGGAGAGGTCGGAACTTCTTTTCCGTCAATGTCTATAGAGCCTGAACGAAGTTCTCCATATGTGACTGTCCTGAGTGCCGGTCTATCCCTGCTGGGGATTCCGTAGTCAAGCAGGTTAGTGACAA comes from Methanococcoides sp. AM1 and encodes:
- a CDS encoding BatD family protein, producing MFRKALIILLMVLCILSFTASAYTLDDIEWKSTETATLHWGHSFENGEAKDDSYDTYVIKAEDFSVDGFVSLSLSKDGQLKEIASLGFADSWDYRDEENGQDVKLVIKELKTNVDQWTGNMEDPTVKIEVYRRGVPDFDITIQTEKNEYDPRSPSNPKEVVTTITVKNKGYAEAEDVEVIVDPAGMELADGDLKTHITTLATGETSEIIEVDLEVPHLWEETDLDINVTVRAKDINGDIHEDSKVKEITVLPKAELLLTKSIAEELYMDETAYVTVAVRNYGIYTMDSVTIKDTVLSSMELKDSVTLEKTVSFKPGETIEVFTYALKPIKPGSYTSPKAVATFSASNGKTYTYESEDPKIEINGPYITLTQSIDKTKVEPGTEVKVTVTAKNEGNRDASTRVSSTDFPEGTSFVSGETAYDKVLGKGESGSYSYILKMNDEGTFKLSPATATFIDMESYKGEKISNMPEITVEIPEPEESSTSSSTSNPSNEDSSQAGTESNEEVVEPGFESIFAIAALAGVYLAIRRRK
- the engB gene encoding GTP-binding protein EngB codes for the protein MKKEQGFEKAKFEIILSGRSNVGKSSIIRELTGKKVKIGKRPGVTLKPAHSLRSDLLITDLPGFGFMSGVKDRKQDIVKDQIVRYIEDNADRIKIAVLVTDAVSFIDVVERWESRNQIPIDIEMFDLFNELGFDTIVAINKMDRIKDVEQQERLDGIVEKLGLTPPWNQWNYIIAPTSAKKGDVKTLKGLLRKRLHDIKRDDLFKYI
- a CDS encoding TatD family nuclease-associated radical SAM protein; this translates as MTENEFDGNLENVGTLCYEGHDNLYLNITNRCSASCVFCIRDVSDGVYGYDLRLKKEPSVEEILEKLESLDLGKYREVVFTGFGEATLRFDVLLEVTHWLKERGVKVRLDTNGHAQLIYPERNVVAELKEAGLDEVSVSLNAESESKYNEICRPAFEGSYNAMLDFARDSIAAGIHTRMTVVGFNDIDIKKCEKIALDIGAVFRVR
- a CDS encoding gamma-glutamylcyclotransferase; translated protein: MSLLFVYGTLKCGYCNHHLLGDSVLVSKNYTKERFRMLDMNEFPGVVMSEPESRISGELFNVDSETLDIIDDLEG
- a CDS encoding geranylgeranyl reductase family protein, with protein sequence MTPENSYDLIIVGAGPAGSTAATYAAQAGASVLLIDKKKDIGIPLQCGGFLPHLDTLQELVPNAELPFTLESIPSDCIHASSSVQRFIAPNGNSKEFEVDADAIDRRRFDKYLAKEAGKSGAQLMAGTNVLEVNGTTVEVDGVFGEHTIHGKVLIGADGPNSIVGKAKGLVRDPDPMGTGTAFEYEVSGVDVDRDAVEMYFGKDYVPGGYAWVISQGGDTANIGVGIREVLFRNGMSARDYLERFMYEHPIASKKLTGGSIISVVSGLVPVGGAPKVTSTKDTLVAGDAAGHIIATNGGGISTAMVGGKIAGQTAVDFLEGKCKLTDYDERWRREMGLEIKTAVYVRKLMDNLMRSDSMMSAAIKMIDPEHMKALQCGQLPDAVRKGLIKMNFGIK
- a CDS encoding TRAM domain-containing protein, which codes for MESTAPVEAGETYDVTIEDIAKEGDGIARVSGFVIFVPATSVGDEVTIKVTKVMRKFAFGEVAD
- a CDS encoding dihydropteroate synthase-like protein, producing MEILVATGKLAEKTVRYSVVDNADVLVLDIEVAAFLTPHRLLSALKMQQKKYDVIFIPGFCTGDFSLVAKELGCKIFLGPKHAYDLSSVLRFVDEMEFSLEVPACELLSDVWRDIALETLDGIEENAEPLMNLINVKLGGDSRMKVMAEVVNATGLDEETLSNRITSFIKKGADIIDLGASLTASSEDVKRAVRVARKVSTVPISIDTLGSELIKAALAEGVDLVLSLNSSNIDEVAGDVARAGVAAVIIPDAGGGLGSLLKNIDAARSAGISNIIADPVLDPIGHGISRSIVRYSRFHEEYPDVPVFFGAGNVTELIDADSVGVNATLCGIAADVGSCILFTPEFSEKTRGSISELNTAAKMMALAKERESSPKDLGIDLLCLKEKRRRPDVEVPEKYVMAQKFAGWELDPLGPFRIGTAADDDGGVIVAQHEKATIVGQNARDIMDTIMKMKLISKVDHASYLGCELEKAEIALRLGRSYSQDDDL
- the ftsZ gene encoding cell division protein FtsZ, which encodes MQSIVQEALRHTEKEKEYRQSVSADDQFDGFGMPRITIVGCGGAGNNTINRLYNIGIEGAETIAINTDKQHLDHIRADKKILVGKTLTRGLGAGGYPEVGAKAAELARGTLEEIFKESDLVFVTAGMGGGTGTGVAPVVAEIAKEQGAIVVGMVSSPFRVERARTVKAEEGLEEFRRAADTVIVLDNNRLLDYVPNLPIEQAFSVMDQLIAETVKGITETITQPSLINLDYADIRAIMGCGGVAVMLVGDSKNQDKSNDVVRTALNHPLLDVDYRGATGSLVHITGGPDLSLKEAEEIAASLTYELSPNANVIWGARIRDDYEGKVRVMAIMTGVQSAQVLGPQSQSGIVENTNTNTNTSRSSSFSRVERGRRTIVEPIGAQASHGGSIIDIIQ
- a CDS encoding AIM24 family protein gives rise to the protein MGRYSVEEFIEMTGQKDLGEGLFELERDRMLELNLNGRVWTKRGSMVAYLGDVKFTREGVLEHGVGKMLKKAVTGEGVSLTKAEGQGKVYLADEGKKISILKLDNDSIFVNGNDLLAFEDGINWDIKIMKKVTGMLAGGLFNVKLEGTGMVAITTHYDPLTLKVTKNRPVFTDPNATVAWSGNLKPDLKTDISLKTLVGRTSGESVQMAFKGEGFVVIQPYEEVPFQAAPPS
- a CDS encoding UPF0280 family protein — encoded protein: MKEHFQLKETIVTIVGDEQSHIDAAKHAIALHRAELEGYILRDPYFKITLESYECSEDAPEVVRRLVKAGNIMGIGPMSAVAGTISALAVEAMVGAGASYAIVDNGGDIAIINDRQVVIGIYAGTSSIKDIGLVIEPSSKIRGICTSSGTVGPSISFGQADAAVIFSDDISLADSAATALSNSTDTGRDAVEKAFEVVKGIPGIDGALVVQGEYMGMWGNVPKISRADVRYECITKG